TGCCATGGACATGGTGCAGCGGATCGCCGCGGCCACGGAGGAGCAGTCCGCCGCCACGGAGCAGGTGACGCAGAACATGGAGTCCATCTCGGGCATCGCCCGGCAGTCCTCGGCCTCGACGTCGCAGATCAAGGGCTCGTCCGCCGAGCTCGCCAAGCTCGCCACCGGACTCAAGGAAATGACCGCGTTCTTTAGGGCATAAGGGAAGGCTTTCGCAAAGCAGCCTCACACTGGGACCGCCTGCACTCTCCCGAGGAGACAGAGAATATGATAAAACATCATCGCATATTGATCAGGCATAAGCTGCTCTTCATTTCCCTTGCATCTCTCATCGGCCTGGCAGCCGTCACTATTGCGCTTCTCCTCATGCTGCGGGGCAGCATGCTCGAGGACAGACGCCAACTGATCAAACAGGTCGTCGAAACCGCGTACGGCACGATCCAGCACTACGAGACACTGGAAAGCGAAGGCAAATTGTCGCGGGCGGAGGCCCAGGGGCAGGCAATCGACGCGGTCAGGACCCTAAGCTACGGAGGAAACGAGTACTTCTGGATCAACGACATGCGGCCCGTGATGCTCATGCACCCGGTGAAATACGAGATGAACGGACAGGATCTGTCCGGCGTAAAGGACCCGCAGGGAAAGAAGCTGTTCCTGGAGTTCGTCCGGGTTGTCAAGGAGCATTCCGAAGGCTATGTTGACTACCTCTGGCCTAAACCGAATTTTGACAGGCCTGTTCCAAAAATATCTTTTGTCAAGGGCTTTGCACCCTGGGGCTGGGTCCTCGGGTCAGGCCTCTATATCGACGACGTGGACTCCGCCTTCTGGACGCGGGCGAAATGGTTCGCCGTCCTGTTTATTGTTTTTGCCGCAATGGTAGGGGGGCTGAACCGGTTCGTTCGTCACGATCTGATGAGAATGGTGATCCAAGAGGTCGAAGTG
The nucleotide sequence above comes from Nitrospirota bacterium. Encoded proteins:
- a CDS encoding methyl-accepting chemotaxis protein, which gives rise to AMDMVQRIAAATEEQSAATEQVTQNMESISGIARQSSASTSQIKGSSAELAKLATGLKEMTAFFRA